From the genome of Bos taurus isolate L1 Dominette 01449 registration number 42190680 breed Hereford chromosome 2, ARS-UCD2.0, whole genome shotgun sequence, one region includes:
- the LOC507930 gene encoding ras-related GTP-binding protein C-like, producing the protein MSLQYGAEETPLAGSYGAADSFPKDFGYGVEEEEEEAAAAGGGAGAGAGGGCGPGGADSSKPRILLMGLRRSGKSSIQKVVFHKMSPNEILFLESTNKIYKDDISNSSFVNFQIWDFPGQMDFFDPTFDYEMIFRGTGALIYVIDAQDDYMEALTRLHITVSKAYKVNPDMNFEVFIHKVDGLSDDHKIETQRDIHQRANDDLADAGLEKLHLSFYLTSIYDHSIFEAFSKVVQKLIPQLPTLENLLNIFISNSGIEKAFLFNVVSKIYIATDSSPVDMQSYELCCDMIDVVTDVSCIYGLKEDGSGSAYDKESMAIIKLNNTAVLYLKEVTKFLALVCILREESFERRGLIDYNFHCFRKAIHEVFEVGVTSHRSCSHQTSAPSLKALTHNGTPRNAI; encoded by the coding sequence ATGTCCCTGCAGTACGGGGCGGAGGAGACGCCCCTCGCCGGCAGTTACGGCGCGGCGGATTCGTTCCCAAAGGATTTCGGCTACGgcgtggaggaggaggaagaggaggcggCAGCCGCGGGcggcggggctggggcgggggccgGAGGAGGCTGTGGCCCGGGGGGCGCTGACAGCTCCAAGCCGAGGATTCTGCTCATGGGCCTCCGGCGCAGCGGCAAGTCCTCCATCCAGAAGGTGGTGTTTCATAAAATGTCACCCAATGAGATTCTCTTTTTGGAAAGTACCAACAAGATTTACAAAGATGACATTTCTAATAGCTCCTTTGTGAATTTCCAAATATGGGATTTTCCTGGGCAAATGGACTTTTTTGACCCAACTTTTGACTACGAGATGATCTTCAGGGGAACAGGAGCGTTGATATATGTCATTGATGCACAGGATGACTACATGGAGGCTTTAACAAGACTTCACATTACTGTTTCTAAAGCCTACAAAGTTAACCCAGACATGAATTTTGAGGTTTTTATTCACAAAGTTGATGGTCTGTCTGATGATcacaaaatagaaacacagagGGACATTCATCAAAGGGCCAATGATGACCTTGCAGATGCTGGGCTAGAAAAACTCCACCTTAGCTTTTATTTGACTAGTATCTATGACCATTCAATATTTGAAGCCTTTAGTAAGGTGGTGCAGAAACTTATCCCACAGCTACCGACCTTGGAAAACCTATTAAATATCTTTATATCAAATTCAGGCATTGAAAAAGCTTTTCTCTTCAATGTTGTCAGCAAAATCTACATTGCAACAGACAGTTCTCCTGTGGATATGCAGTCATATGAACTTTGCTGTGACATGATTGATGTTGTAACTGATGTGTCTTGTATATATGGGCTAAAGGAAGATGGAAGTGGAAGTGCTTATGACAAAGAGTCCATGGCCATCATCAAGCTGAATAACACAGCTGTCCTGTATTTAAAGGAGGTGACTAAATTTTTGGCACTGGTTTGCATCCTTAGGGAAGAAAGTTTTGAAAGAAGAGGTTTAATAGACTataatttccattgtttccgaAAAGCTATTCATGAGGTTTTTGAGGTGGGTGTGACTTCTCACAGGAGCTGTAGTCACCAGACCAGTGCCCCCAGCCTGAAAGCGTTGACACACAACGGCACGCCACGAAATGCCATCTAG